A single Fusobacterium hominis DNA region contains:
- a CDS encoding nitrilase-related carbon-nitrogen hydrolase, whose protein sequence is MKLYIDQIKPKLGNRVYNLETMLQVIDRAIDEKNEVVVFPELSLTGHSLEDIAFEVGIDKVPQELLEKSKEIDIIFGAVEIGEEDYPYNTAYYLSEGKVLGKHRKVYLSDYGYSTESRCFMKGNSFDVIETKFGKIGILLGDEIYHQSAQYILAQKGVKYLFNLINGVGTLKGDKENVGSNTKLVAKANSVMNGIFTIVANRAGVEDGLAFYGNSFVVSPDGNICIEGEYFKEGNITCNLDEGEIRRARTKYPFFKSEDRRLTVCEVLSLEKKSK, encoded by the coding sequence ATGAAACTGTACATAGACCAAATAAAACCTAAGTTAGGAAATAGAGTATATAATCTTGAAACTATGCTGCAAGTCATAGATAGAGCAATAGATGAGAAAAATGAAGTAGTTGTATTTCCTGAATTATCACTTACAGGACACTCTTTAGAAGATATTGCATTTGAAGTGGGAATAGATAAAGTTCCACAAGAGCTTTTAGAAAAAAGTAAAGAAATAGATATTATATTTGGAGCTGTTGAAATAGGAGAAGAAGATTATCCTTATAATACAGCTTATTATCTATCAGAAGGAAAAGTTTTAGGAAAGCATAGAAAAGTTTATCTTTCAGATTATGGGTATTCTACAGAAAGTAGATGTTTTATGAAAGGGAACTCTTTTGATGTTATAGAAACTAAATTTGGAAAAATTGGAATCCTTTTAGGTGATGAGATTTATCATCAGTCAGCTCAATATATTTTAGCTCAAAAAGGGGTAAAATATTTATTTAACTTGATAAATGGAGTTGGGACTTTAAAAGGGGATAAAGAAAATGTTGGTAGCAATACAAAATTAGTAGCAAAAGCAAACTCAGTTATGAATGGAATTTTTACAATAGTTGCAAATAGAGCAGGGGTAGAAGATGGACTTGCTTTTTATGGAAATTCTTTTGTAGTATCTCCAGATGGAAATATATGTATAGAAGGGGAGTATTTCAAAGAGGGAAATATAACTTGCAATTTAGATGAAGGTGAAATAAGAAGAGCCAGAACAAAATACCCATTTTTTAAAAGTGAGGATAGAAGACTGACTGTTTGTGAAGTTTTGTCTTTAGAAAAAAAATCTAAATAA
- the cysS gene encoding cysteine--tRNA ligase, whose amino-acid sequence MIKIYNTLTRQLEEFKPVKEKEVSMYVCGPTVYNYIHIGNARPAIFFDTVRRYFEYRGYKVNYVQNFTDVDDKIIKKANEDGITSKEVAEKYIKAYFEDTAKVNLKEEGMTRPKATEHIGDMIKIIKSLVDKGYAYEAQGDVYFEVEKYRDGYLALSHQNIEDLKSGARIEVNDIKRSPLDFALWKKAKEGEPSWDSPWGKGRPGWHIECSAMSHKYLGDTFDIHGGGQDLIFPHHENEIAQSKCGCGGDYARYWMHNGYININGEKMSKSLGNFFLLRDVLEHYEGRVVRLFVLSAHYRKPIDFSDAELTQAKASLERIENALVRSKEVEAKDGGSDCTDLAKKLEETKVKFVEGMDEDFNTALGLGAIFELVKELNKALDNEKISANGQKVLNETFEYIKTVMEDVFGVKLKLESAVGNLTAELVDFILELRRDARTDKNWALSDKIRDRLAEMGIKIKDGKDKTTWTM is encoded by the coding sequence ATGATAAAGATATACAATACTCTTACAAGACAATTAGAAGAATTTAAACCAGTTAAAGAAAAAGAGGTATCTATGTATGTCTGTGGACCAACTGTATACAACTATATTCATATAGGTAATGCAAGACCTGCTATATTTTTTGATACAGTTAGAAGATATTTTGAGTACAGAGGATATAAAGTAAACTATGTTCAAAATTTTACAGATGTAGATGATAAGATAATAAAAAAAGCTAATGAAGATGGAATAACTTCAAAAGAAGTAGCTGAAAAATATATAAAAGCTTACTTTGAAGATACAGCAAAAGTAAACTTAAAAGAAGAAGGAATGACAAGACCTAAAGCTACTGAGCATATTGGTGATATGATAAAAATAATAAAATCACTTGTAGATAAAGGATATGCTTATGAAGCACAAGGTGATGTATATTTTGAAGTAGAAAAATATAGAGATGGATATCTTGCACTTTCTCATCAAAATATAGAAGATTTAAAAAGTGGAGCTAGAATAGAAGTAAATGATATAAAAAGATCACCTCTTGACTTTGCACTTTGGAAAAAAGCAAAAGAGGGAGAACCAAGTTGGGATTCACCTTGGGGTAAAGGAAGACCAGGTTGGCATATTGAATGTTCTGCAATGTCACATAAATATTTAGGAGATACATTTGACATTCATGGTGGTGGACAAGACCTTATATTCCCACATCATGAAAACGAAATTGCTCAATCTAAATGTGGTTGTGGTGGAGATTATGCAAGATATTGGATGCACAATGGATATATTAATATAAATGGGGAGAAAATGTCTAAATCTCTTGGAAATTTCTTCCTATTAAGAGATGTATTAGAGCATTATGAAGGAAGAGTTGTAAGACTATTTGTTTTAAGTGCTCACTACAGAAAACCTATTGATTTTTCAGATGCAGAATTAACTCAAGCTAAAGCATCTTTAGAAAGAATAGAAAATGCACTAGTTAGGTCAAAAGAAGTTGAAGCAAAAGATGGTGGATCAGATTGCACAGATCTAGCTAAAAAATTAGAAGAAACAAAAGTTAAATTTGTAGAAGGAATGGATGAAGATTTTAATACTGCTTTAGGACTTGGAGCTATATTTGAGCTTGTAAAAGAGCTTAATAAGGCTTTAGATAATGAAAAAATAAGTGCTAATGGACAAAAAGTATTAAATGAAACATTTGAATATATAAAAACAGTTATGGAAGATGTTTTTGGTGTAAAATTAAAACTTGAATCAGCAGTTGGAAATCTAACAGCAGAACTTGTAGACTTCATATTAGAACTAAGAAGAGATGCAAGAACCGACAAAAACTGGGCACTATCAGATAAAATAAGAGATAGATTGGCTGAAATGGGAATTAAGATCAAAGACGGAAAGGATAAGACTACATGGACAATGTAG
- a CDS encoding ribonuclease III domain-containing protein yields MDNVDLRETNGVVLAYLGDAVWELEVRKYWISKGLNLRNLNRRVKECVNAKKQSQLYREIFPNLEEKYQMLGNRAKNGNIKSFPRSCSVQEYREATAFEALIAGFYTDGRIDLIENTLKLCVEERKDEV; encoded by the coding sequence ATGGACAATGTAGATTTAAGAGAGACAAATGGAGTTGTACTTGCCTATTTAGGAGATGCAGTATGGGAGCTTGAAGTGAGAAAATACTGGATTTCGAAAGGACTTAACCTACGTAACCTGAATAGACGTGTTAAAGAGTGTGTAAATGCAAAGAAACAGAGTCAGTTATACAGGGAGATCTTTCCAAACCTTGAGGAAAAGTATCAAATGCTAGGTAATAGAGCCAAAAATGGAAATATCAAGAGTTTTCCCAGATCATGCAGTGTACAAGAGTACAGGGAAGCTACGGCTTTTGAGGCACTTATAGCGGGATTTTATACAGATGGCAGAATAGATTTAATAGAAAATACCTTGAAATTATGTGTGGAGGAGAGGAAAGATGAAGTTTAA
- a CDS encoding rod shape-determining protein, producing MKFKFPNIGFNRSLGIDLGTANTLVYSKKHRRIVLNEPSVVAVEKESRQILAVGNEAKEMLGKTPDTIVAVKPLSEGVIADYDVTEAMIKYFIKKVFGSYSFFMPEIMICVPIDVTGVEKRAVLEAAISAGAKRAYLIEEARAAALGSGMDISVPEGNMIIDIGGGSTDVAVISLGGTVISKTIRTAGNNFDADIIKYVKKTHNLLIGDKTAEEIKIKIGTALPLEEEEKMIIKGRDLIMGLPKTVEITSEEIREAIQDSLMEIVECVKYVLEQTPPELASDIIDKGMIMAGGGSLIRNFPEMISKHTNLNVRLAENPLESVVRGAGLALDQLKVLRQIEKAER from the coding sequence ATGAAGTTTAAGTTCCCAAATATTGGATTTAACAGAAGTTTAGGAATTGACTTAGGGACAGCAAATACCTTAGTTTATAGTAAAAAACATAGAAGAATAGTTTTAAATGAACCTTCAGTTGTTGCAGTTGAAAAAGAAAGTAGACAGATACTTGCTGTAGGAAATGAAGCTAAAGAAATGCTTGGGAAAACTCCAGATACAATAGTTGCTGTAAAGCCTTTAAGTGAAGGAGTTATAGCTGATTATGATGTCACAGAAGCTATGATTAAGTATTTTATTAAAAAGGTTTTTGGAAGTTACAGCTTCTTTATGCCTGAAATAATGATCTGTGTACCTATTGATGTTACAGGAGTTGAAAAAAGAGCTGTTCTTGAAGCAGCAATATCAGCAGGGGCTAAAAGAGCTTATTTGATAGAAGAAGCAAGAGCTGCTGCACTAGGATCAGGAATGGATATTTCAGTTCCTGAAGGAAATATGATAATTGATATCGGTGGAGGTTCTACAGACGTAGCAGTAATTTCATTAGGTGGAACAGTTATTAGTAAGACAATAAGAACAGCTGGAAACAATTTTGATGCTGATATTATAAAATATGTAAAGAAAACTCATAATTTACTTATTGGAGATAAAACAGCAGAAGAGATAAAAATTAAAATAGGAACAGCACTTCCATTAGAAGAAGAAGAAAAAATGATAATAAAAGGGAGAGACCTTATAATGGGACTTCCTAAAACAGTAGAAATAACTTCAGAAGAGATAAGAGAGGCTATCCAAGACTCACTTATGGAAATAGTAGAGTGCGTAAAATATGTTCTAGAGCAAACTCCACCAGAACTAGCTTCTGATATAATAGATAAAGGTATGATAATGGCAGGTGGAGGATCACTTATTAGAAATTTCCCTGAAATGATATCAAAACATACAAACTTAAATGTAAGACTTGCTGAAAATCCGTTGGAAAGTGTTGTTAGAGGAGCTGGACTTGCTCTAGACCAACTAAAAGTATTAAGACAGATAGAAAAGGCTGAAAGATAA